A stretch of the Gossypium hirsutum isolate 1008001.06 chromosome D07, Gossypium_hirsutum_v2.1, whole genome shotgun sequence genome encodes the following:
- the LOC107954727 gene encoding auxilin-related protein 2 isoform X2, protein MDDFPGLLAKDFGIKPQGKSAPMAPPRNPSSGTNYGFGSDFIRSSYGNDRSSSNSIFDDQDRDGLMFNDVYGGPPKYSSESRATAEQTSSNDYDSFFKDSKPPVFDKPVYDDDLFDGLPGVKSSSSASAAKYDNVFGISQSTSRSRDKSPGSSPFDDLLGNLGTKESETKTKSEKMKAEKDAPLFDDLLPGFGRSSSPASARSTSDAAPQKPASNSRKIGSNVMENPFHAFESTSDTADSSSGLFVDPLEEITKLNGSGKSGVSSVNEGLFDDIDPLEGLGKSVPLSTEINKRGMDRSPLRTASGSQTPASKEPNDEDFEHYTKKRMHSTENFPESHQPVFDMPSMSTDFHSSVHHTASPPPYSNFGSNDTSSQVNATPGSEENFDTSEDVWLTVSEVPLFTQPTSAPPPSRPPPPRPPRVSKSATGSFSSSNAKKKINDNSSFPNSVQYKDTPHSTHAAAGSSVASQIDELEDFAMGRAWNNVDHAEDFSGDDFGTNSAAAASAAAMKEAMDRAEDKFRHAKEMRERENLKAARNKEAGVMDKDERAMQDALGREAREKHERLERERQQREREEEERQQRRYELEREREEKEREQRRLEKEREQERARQAVQRATREARERAAAEARVRAERAAVEKAAAEARERAERAAVQRAQAEARQRAAAEARERAERAAVEAREREAKEKEAQEKAERAEAKLRAERAAAEKAAAEARERAAASARASQQNNDNDLESFFSMGSRPSSAPRPRTNSSDPLFDGQNKGGPEVARGTSAGSSSSMRKASSSANIVDDLSSIFGAAASSFGEFQEVDGETEERRRARLERQQRTQERAAKALAEKNQRDLQVQREQAERHRISETLDVEIKRWAAGKEGNLRALLSTLQYVLWPECGWQPVSLTDLIMGAAVKKAYRKATLCIHPDKVQQKGANLQQKYVAEKVFDLLKEAWNKFNSEELF, encoded by the exons ATGGATGATTTTCCAGGTTTACTGGCCAAAGATTTTGGGATCAAACCCCAAGGCAAGTCAGCCCCGATGGCACCTCCTAGAAATCCTTCATCTGGTACCAATTACGGGTTTGGATCCGATTTTATCCGGTCCTCATACGGCAACGACAGATCATCCTCCAATTCCATTTTCGACGATCAGGATCGCGACGGACTCATGTTTAACGACGTCTATGGTGGGCCCCCAAAATACTCCTCGGAGTCTCGAGCCACAGCTGAGCAAACGTCGTCGAACGATTACGACTCATTTTTCAAGGACTCTAAGCCGCCGGTTTTTGACAAGCCTGTTTACGATGATGATCTTTTCGATGGATTACCCGGGGTCAAGAGCTCTTCATCAGCCTCGGCTGCTAAGTACGACAACGTTTTCGGGATCTCCCAGTCTACGTCTCGCTCAAGGGACAAGTCCCCGGGCAGCTCGCCGTTTGATGATCTGCTTGGGAATTTAGGGACGAAAGAGTCTGAGACGAAGACGAAGAGCGAAAAAATGAAAGCGGAGAAAGACGCGCCTCTTTTTGACGATTTGCTTCCTGGTTTTGGTCGGAGTAGCTCTCCTGCATCGGCGAG GTCAACATCAGATGCTGCCCCCCAGAAACCAGCCTCTAATTCAAGGAAGATTGGCTCTAATGTCATGGAGAATCCTTTTCATGCCTTTGAATCAACATCAGACACAGCAGATTCATCCTCAGGGCTGTTTGTGGACCCTTTGGAAGAAATAACTAAGCTGAATGGATCAGGGAAGTCTGGAGTGTCATCTGTAAATGAGGGACTATTTGATGATATAGATCCTCTTGAAGGTCTTGGAAAATCTGTGCCTCTGTCAACTGAGATCAATAAGAGAGGAATGGATAGGAGCCCTTTAAGAACAGCAAGTGGATCGCAAACTCCTGCTAGTAAAGAGCCAAATGATGAAGATTTTGAGCACTATACTAAGAAAAGGATGCATTCTACAGAAAATTTTCCTGAATCTCATCAACCTGTGTTTGACATGCCTAGTATGTCAACTGATTTTCATAGCTCTGTTCATCACACTGCTAGCCCTCCTCCTTACTCAAATTTTGGTTCTAATGACACTAGTTCCCAGGTAAATGCAACTCCAGGATCTGAGGAGAACTTTGACACATCTGAAGATGTGTGGCTCACTGTGTCAGAGGTTCCTCTCTTTACCCAACCTACTAGTGCCCCACCCCCTTCAAGACCACCACCTCCAAGACCACCACGAGTTTCAAAATCAGCGACAGGCTCATTTTCTTCCTCAAATGCAAAAAAGAAGATCAATGACAATTCTTCTTTCCCAAATTCAGTTCAGTACAAAGACACCCCTCATTCAACTCATGCTGCTGCAGGCAGCTCTGTTGCATCTCAAATTGATGAACTGGAAGATTTTGCAATGGGTAGGGCCTGGAATAATGTGGACCATGCTGAAGATTTTTCTGGTGATGATTTTGGGACCAACTCAGCTGCTGCAGCTTCTGCTGCTGCGATGAAAGAGGCAATGGATAGAGCAGAGGATAAATTTAGGCATGCAAAGGAAATGAGGGAGAGAGAGAATTTGAAGGCTGCAAGAAATAAAGAAGCTGGTGTAATGGATAAAGATGAGAGAGCTATGCAAGATGCTTTGGGTAGAGAAGCTAGAGAAAAGCACGAGAGATTGGAGCGTGAGAGGCAACAAAGGGAAAGGGAGGAGGAAGAGAGACAGCAAAGGAGATATGAATTGGAGAGGGAAAGGGAGGAGAAGGAGAGAGAACAAAGAAGGCTTGAGAAAGAGAGGGAACAGGAAAGGGCCAGACAAGCTGTTCAAAGGGCTACTAGAGAAGCTCGTGAAAGAGCAGCAGCTGAAGCTCGTGTGAGAGCTGAAAGGGCTGCAGTTGAAAAGGCAGCTGCTGAAGCTCGAGAACGTGCCGAAAGGGCCGCAGTGCAGAGAGCACAAGCTGAAGCCCGTCAAAGAGCAGCAGCTGAGGCAAGAGAAAGAGCTGAAAGAGCTGCTGTGGAAGCGAGAGAAAGGGAAGCAAAAGAGAAGGAAGCTCAGGAGAAGGCTGAAAGAGCTGAAGCAAAGCTTAGAGCTGAAAGAGCTGCTGCGGAGAAGGCTGCTGCTGAGGCTCGAGAAAGAGCAGCTGCTTCTGCAAGGGCAAGCCAGCAAAATAATGACAATGATCTTGAATCCTTCTTTAGTATGGGTTCTCGACCAAGCAGTGCTCCAAGACCAAGAACTAACTCTTCT GATCCCCTGTTTGATGGACAAAATAAGGGAGGGCCTGAAGTAGCTAGGGGAACATCTGCCGGATCCTCATCTAGCATGAGGAAAGCTTCTTCAAGTGCAAATATTGTTGATGATCTCAGCTCTATTTTTGGAG CTGCTGCATCCTCATTTGGGGAGTTCCAAGAGGTTGATGGGGAAACTGAAGAAAGGCGAAGAGCCAGGTTGGAACGCCAGCAAAGAACTCAGGAGCGCGCG GCAAAAGCACTGGCTGAGAAAAATCAACGGGACCTTCAAGTGCAAAGGGAGCAGGCTGAGAGACAT AGAATTTCTGAAACACTAGATGTTGAAATCAAGAGATGGGCTGCTGGAAAAGAGGGAAATTTGCGTGCTCTGCTGTCAACATTGCAATAT GTCCTTTGGCCTGAATGTGGTTGGCAGCCTGTTTCTTTGACGGATTTGATTATGGGTGCTGCAGTTAAAAAGGCTTACAGAAAGGCAACACTTTGCATCCATCCCGATAAAGTCCAGCAAAAAGGTGCCAATCTTCAACAGAAATACGTTGCAGAGAAGGTGTTTGACTTGCTCAAG GAAGCCTGGAACAAGTTCAATTCAGAGGAGCTGTTCTGA
- the LOC107954727 gene encoding auxilin-related protein 2 isoform X1 has product MDDFPGLLAKDFGIKPQGKSAPMAPPRNPSSGTNYGFGSDFIRSSYGNDRSSSNSIFDDQDRDGLMFNDVYGGPPKYSSESRATAEQTSSNDYDSFFKDSKPPVFDKPVYDDDLFDGLPGVKSSSSASAAKYDNVFGISQSTSRSRDKSPGSSPFDDLLGNLGTKESETKTKSEKMKAEKDAPLFDDLLPGFGRSSSPASARSTSDAAPQKPASNSRKIGSNVMENPFHAFESTSDTADSSSGLFVDPLEEITKLNGSGKSGVSSVNEGLFDDIDPLEGLGKSVPLSTEINKRGMDRSPLRTASGSQTPASKEPNDEDFEHYTKKRMHSTENFPESHQPVFDMPSMSTDFHSSVHHTASPPPYSNFGSNDTSSQVNATPGSEENFDTSEDVWLTVSEVPLFTQPTSAPPPSRPPPPRPPRVSKSATGSFSSSNAKKKINDNSSFPNSVQYKDTPHSTHAAAGSSVASQIDELEDFAMGRAWNNVDHAEDFSGDDFGTNSAAAASAAAMKEAMDRAEDKFRHAKEMRERENLKAARNKEAGVMDKDERAMQDALGREAREKHERLERERQQREREEEERQQRRYELEREREEKEREQRRLEKEREQERARQAVQRATREARERAAAEARVRAERAAVEKAAAEARERAERAAVQRAQAEARQRAAAEARERAERAAVEAREREAKEKEAQEKAERAEAKLRAERAAAEKAAAEARERAAASARASQQNNDNDLESFFSMGSRPSSAPRPRTNSSDPLFDGQNKGGPEVARGTSAGSSSSMRKASSSANIVDDLSSIFGAAASSFGEFQEVDGETEERRRARLERQQRTQERAAKALAEKNQRDLQVQREQAERHRISETLDVEIKRWAAGKEGNLRALLSTLQYVLWPECGWQPVSLTDLIMGAAVKKAYRKATLCIHPDKVQQKGANLQQKYVAEKVFDLLKVLGSLEQVQFRGAVLTFDSWVI; this is encoded by the exons ATGGATGATTTTCCAGGTTTACTGGCCAAAGATTTTGGGATCAAACCCCAAGGCAAGTCAGCCCCGATGGCACCTCCTAGAAATCCTTCATCTGGTACCAATTACGGGTTTGGATCCGATTTTATCCGGTCCTCATACGGCAACGACAGATCATCCTCCAATTCCATTTTCGACGATCAGGATCGCGACGGACTCATGTTTAACGACGTCTATGGTGGGCCCCCAAAATACTCCTCGGAGTCTCGAGCCACAGCTGAGCAAACGTCGTCGAACGATTACGACTCATTTTTCAAGGACTCTAAGCCGCCGGTTTTTGACAAGCCTGTTTACGATGATGATCTTTTCGATGGATTACCCGGGGTCAAGAGCTCTTCATCAGCCTCGGCTGCTAAGTACGACAACGTTTTCGGGATCTCCCAGTCTACGTCTCGCTCAAGGGACAAGTCCCCGGGCAGCTCGCCGTTTGATGATCTGCTTGGGAATTTAGGGACGAAAGAGTCTGAGACGAAGACGAAGAGCGAAAAAATGAAAGCGGAGAAAGACGCGCCTCTTTTTGACGATTTGCTTCCTGGTTTTGGTCGGAGTAGCTCTCCTGCATCGGCGAG GTCAACATCAGATGCTGCCCCCCAGAAACCAGCCTCTAATTCAAGGAAGATTGGCTCTAATGTCATGGAGAATCCTTTTCATGCCTTTGAATCAACATCAGACACAGCAGATTCATCCTCAGGGCTGTTTGTGGACCCTTTGGAAGAAATAACTAAGCTGAATGGATCAGGGAAGTCTGGAGTGTCATCTGTAAATGAGGGACTATTTGATGATATAGATCCTCTTGAAGGTCTTGGAAAATCTGTGCCTCTGTCAACTGAGATCAATAAGAGAGGAATGGATAGGAGCCCTTTAAGAACAGCAAGTGGATCGCAAACTCCTGCTAGTAAAGAGCCAAATGATGAAGATTTTGAGCACTATACTAAGAAAAGGATGCATTCTACAGAAAATTTTCCTGAATCTCATCAACCTGTGTTTGACATGCCTAGTATGTCAACTGATTTTCATAGCTCTGTTCATCACACTGCTAGCCCTCCTCCTTACTCAAATTTTGGTTCTAATGACACTAGTTCCCAGGTAAATGCAACTCCAGGATCTGAGGAGAACTTTGACACATCTGAAGATGTGTGGCTCACTGTGTCAGAGGTTCCTCTCTTTACCCAACCTACTAGTGCCCCACCCCCTTCAAGACCACCACCTCCAAGACCACCACGAGTTTCAAAATCAGCGACAGGCTCATTTTCTTCCTCAAATGCAAAAAAGAAGATCAATGACAATTCTTCTTTCCCAAATTCAGTTCAGTACAAAGACACCCCTCATTCAACTCATGCTGCTGCAGGCAGCTCTGTTGCATCTCAAATTGATGAACTGGAAGATTTTGCAATGGGTAGGGCCTGGAATAATGTGGACCATGCTGAAGATTTTTCTGGTGATGATTTTGGGACCAACTCAGCTGCTGCAGCTTCTGCTGCTGCGATGAAAGAGGCAATGGATAGAGCAGAGGATAAATTTAGGCATGCAAAGGAAATGAGGGAGAGAGAGAATTTGAAGGCTGCAAGAAATAAAGAAGCTGGTGTAATGGATAAAGATGAGAGAGCTATGCAAGATGCTTTGGGTAGAGAAGCTAGAGAAAAGCACGAGAGATTGGAGCGTGAGAGGCAACAAAGGGAAAGGGAGGAGGAAGAGAGACAGCAAAGGAGATATGAATTGGAGAGGGAAAGGGAGGAGAAGGAGAGAGAACAAAGAAGGCTTGAGAAAGAGAGGGAACAGGAAAGGGCCAGACAAGCTGTTCAAAGGGCTACTAGAGAAGCTCGTGAAAGAGCAGCAGCTGAAGCTCGTGTGAGAGCTGAAAGGGCTGCAGTTGAAAAGGCAGCTGCTGAAGCTCGAGAACGTGCCGAAAGGGCCGCAGTGCAGAGAGCACAAGCTGAAGCCCGTCAAAGAGCAGCAGCTGAGGCAAGAGAAAGAGCTGAAAGAGCTGCTGTGGAAGCGAGAGAAAGGGAAGCAAAAGAGAAGGAAGCTCAGGAGAAGGCTGAAAGAGCTGAAGCAAAGCTTAGAGCTGAAAGAGCTGCTGCGGAGAAGGCTGCTGCTGAGGCTCGAGAAAGAGCAGCTGCTTCTGCAAGGGCAAGCCAGCAAAATAATGACAATGATCTTGAATCCTTCTTTAGTATGGGTTCTCGACCAAGCAGTGCTCCAAGACCAAGAACTAACTCTTCT GATCCCCTGTTTGATGGACAAAATAAGGGAGGGCCTGAAGTAGCTAGGGGAACATCTGCCGGATCCTCATCTAGCATGAGGAAAGCTTCTTCAAGTGCAAATATTGTTGATGATCTCAGCTCTATTTTTGGAG CTGCTGCATCCTCATTTGGGGAGTTCCAAGAGGTTGATGGGGAAACTGAAGAAAGGCGAAGAGCCAGGTTGGAACGCCAGCAAAGAACTCAGGAGCGCGCG GCAAAAGCACTGGCTGAGAAAAATCAACGGGACCTTCAAGTGCAAAGGGAGCAGGCTGAGAGACAT AGAATTTCTGAAACACTAGATGTTGAAATCAAGAGATGGGCTGCTGGAAAAGAGGGAAATTTGCGTGCTCTGCTGTCAACATTGCAATAT GTCCTTTGGCCTGAATGTGGTTGGCAGCCTGTTTCTTTGACGGATTTGATTATGGGTGCTGCAGTTAAAAAGGCTTACAGAAAGGCAACACTTTGCATCCATCCCGATAAAGTCCAGCAAAAAGGTGCCAATCTTCAACAGAAATACGTTGCAGAGAAGGTGTTTGACTTGCTCAAGGTACTTG GAAGCCTGGAACAAGTTCAATTCAGAGGAGCTGTTCTGACCTTCGATTCTTGGGTTATATAG